The following proteins are co-located in the Acidobacteriota bacterium genome:
- a CDS encoding phosphatase PAP2 family protein: MFPLDRQLTLWLNALAGSSRPAFELLLFLCGPVPLAGCVALLLGLWWTDAEGRRGGSVPLAAAAQAQPPGVRLSRRRCVAAATAVALAFVATRVVAFASDLERPLEREALRIPIDPARWRELVSGMAGFGAFPSDHAALFVALAVALFAWSRRWGVWGLSAAVFLCVARVATGLHYASDAVVGGCLGAVSSAALMSAAARNPRPFDMVAAAFDRRPALLYPLLFVIALDFTQHFRLVFGAVFYLLPRLLGG; the protein is encoded by the coding sequence ATGTTCCCACTGGACCGGCAGCTCACTCTCTGGTTGAACGCCCTCGCGGGGTCGTCACGCCCTGCGTTCGAGCTCCTGCTGTTCCTCTGCGGGCCGGTACCCCTCGCCGGCTGTGTGGCGCTGTTGCTCGGCCTGTGGTGGACCGACGCGGAGGGCCGGCGCGGAGGATCGGTGCCGCTCGCCGCCGCGGCTCAGGCCCAGCCGCCGGGAGTCCGGCTGTCGCGGCGCCGGTGCGTGGCGGCGGCGACAGCGGTCGCGCTCGCTTTCGTCGCCACGCGGGTCGTCGCCTTCGCCAGCGATCTGGAGCGACCTCTCGAGCGGGAGGCGTTGCGGATCCCGATCGATCCCGCGCGCTGGCGCGAACTCGTGTCGGGGATGGCGGGGTTCGGCGCCTTCCCCTCCGATCACGCCGCCTTGTTCGTGGCGCTCGCCGTGGCGCTGTTCGCCTGGTCCCGGCGCTGGGGAGTCTGGGGACTTTCGGCGGCGGTCTTCCTGTGCGTGGCGAGGGTCGCCACCGGACTGCACTACGCGAGCGACGCCGTGGTCGGCGGGTGCCTGGGCGCCGTCTCCTCTGCGGCCCTGATGTCAGCGGCGGCCCGCAACCCGCGGCCCTTCGACATGGTGGCCGCGGCCTTCGACCGGCGGCCGGCGCTGCTGTACCCGCTGCTGTTCGTGATCGCGCTCGACTTCACGCAGCACTTCCGGCTCGTGTTCGGGGCCGTCTTCTACCTGCTGCCTCGGCTTCTCGGCGGCTGA
- a CDS encoding glycosyltransferase, whose protein sequence is MDLLQRILFAAAVLFAAVFLTRWVPRHPRWRLVVILLNVAISLRYLWWRATETINWSGGAGTVLSTTIFAAEIYGFLIVLHHYLIATRRLDRRSEPPDDRFMPSVDVFIATYDEEPDILYRTIVGCLDLDYPRKSVYVLDDGNRPEVEELCRRLGAGYIAREKNVGAKAGNLNHALSQTAGELIATFDADHVPVRTFLRETVGFFRDPKVAQVQTPHHFYNPDLFQDRLRIREYIANEQDMFYHVVQPGRDVYNSSFYCGSSAVLRRSALEEIGGFPTSTVTEDIHTTLLLHSKGYRSVFLDKDLAAGLAPESYPAYLTQRKRWARGTFQVMLTQKGLLAPRLTLMQRINYLATLWYWLYGFPRVVYLLAPVFFLLAGVRPLVVRNLGDLLSYYLPHLAISVAGFQLVNRGMRRIFWSDVYESCISVQVALAAISFPFTFRRRVRFEVTPKGRAADRPEVRRVGIPLALMSAAVAVAFVTGIVRLILGGRDEGGLLINTTWAGYNLIVLAMGLLLLRHRIQERSAIRVARRIPLELRWDGGGLEAVTRDVSETGLSFVLDEVRPLPHSAEVTLTASDGRSVTLGARLVRCDIGPDGRLSVGVEFVDRTEEQHRRLVQVLFGDPDAWSGPHAPVFGAPEHLLRFVRSMVAVFSPRRALRRLAPRLRGELPARVEIPGGALYDATTVDLSLEGAALRLSERGDGVSDRFRLTILWNAVERTTVDAEVRSRRRGGSGEAVLGVRFVDLAPEQRADLVKHLFGAAPEAVPWAAVS, encoded by the coding sequence ATGGACCTTCTCCAGCGGATCCTGTTCGCCGCGGCCGTGCTTTTCGCGGCGGTTTTCCTCACCCGCTGGGTGCCCCGTCACCCGAGATGGCGGCTCGTCGTCATCCTTCTCAATGTCGCCATCAGCCTCCGCTACCTCTGGTGGCGCGCGACGGAGACGATCAACTGGAGCGGGGGCGCCGGAACCGTTCTCAGCACGACGATCTTCGCCGCGGAGATCTACGGCTTCTTGATCGTCCTGCACCATTACCTCATCGCGACGCGGAGGCTCGATCGGCGGAGCGAGCCGCCGGACGACCGGTTCATGCCGAGCGTCGACGTCTTCATCGCGACCTACGACGAGGAGCCGGACATCCTCTACCGGACGATCGTGGGGTGCCTCGATCTGGACTACCCGCGCAAGAGCGTGTACGTGCTCGACGACGGAAACAGGCCTGAGGTGGAGGAACTCTGCCGGCGTCTCGGCGCCGGCTACATCGCGAGAGAGAAGAACGTCGGTGCGAAGGCCGGAAATCTCAACCACGCCCTCAGCCAGACGGCAGGCGAGCTCATCGCCACTTTCGACGCCGATCACGTGCCGGTGCGCACGTTTCTCCGGGAGACCGTCGGTTTCTTCCGGGATCCGAAGGTGGCGCAGGTCCAGACCCCGCACCATTTCTACAACCCCGATCTGTTCCAGGATCGCCTCAGGATCCGCGAGTACATCGCCAACGAACAGGACATGTTCTACCACGTCGTGCAGCCCGGCCGCGACGTTTACAACTCTAGCTTCTACTGCGGTTCCAGCGCCGTCCTGCGGCGATCGGCCCTGGAAGAGATCGGGGGCTTCCCGACCTCGACCGTCACCGAGGACATCCACACCACACTGCTGCTGCATTCGAAGGGGTACCGGTCGGTCTTCCTGGACAAGGACCTCGCCGCCGGCCTTGCCCCCGAGTCCTATCCCGCCTACCTGACGCAGCGGAAGCGCTGGGCGCGCGGCACCTTCCAGGTGATGCTCACGCAGAAGGGTCTGCTCGCGCCGCGGCTCACGCTGATGCAGCGGATCAACTACCTGGCGACCCTCTGGTACTGGCTGTACGGCTTCCCGAGGGTCGTCTATCTCCTCGCCCCCGTGTTCTTCCTGCTGGCCGGAGTCCGCCCGCTCGTGGTGCGGAACCTGGGAGACCTGCTCTCCTACTACCTGCCGCACCTGGCGATCTCCGTGGCCGGCTTCCAGCTCGTCAACCGCGGCATGCGGCGCATCTTCTGGTCGGACGTGTACGAGTCCTGCATCTCCGTCCAGGTGGCTCTGGCCGCGATCTCGTTCCCCTTCACCTTCCGGCGCCGGGTCCGCTTCGAGGTCACCCCCAAGGGGCGCGCAGCCGATCGCCCGGAGGTGCGCCGCGTGGGGATTCCGCTCGCGCTGATGTCGGCAGCCGTGGCCGTCGCGTTCGTCACCGGCATCGTCCGCCTGATCCTCGGCGGTCGCGATGAAGGGGGGCTTCTCATCAACACGACCTGGGCGGGCTACAATCTGATCGTGCTCGCCATGGGACTGCTCCTGCTGCGCCACCGCATCCAGGAGAGGTCCGCGATCCGCGTCGCGCGCCGCATTCCGCTCGAGCTGCGCTGGGACGGCGGAGGACTCGAAGCCGTCACGAGGGACGTCTCCGAGACGGGGCTCTCGTTCGTTCTCGACGAGGTTCGGCCGCTGCCGCACTCTGCGGAGGTCACGTTGACGGCCAGCGACGGGCGGTCTGTCACGCTCGGCGCGAGGCTCGTCCGCTGCGATATCGGTCCCGACGGCCGGCTCTCGGTCGGAGTCGAGTTCGTCGATCGGACCGAGGAGCAGCACCGCCGGCTGGTGCAGGTCCTGTTCGGCGACCCGGATGCCTGGTCCGGCCCGCATGCCCCGGTGTTCGGCGCTCCCGAGCACCTGCTCCGCTTCGTCCGGTCGATGGTGGCCGTCTTCTCGCCCCGCCGCGCGCTCAGGCGTCTGGCGCCCAGACTTCGCGGCGAGCTGCCGGCGCGCGTCGAGATCCCCGGCGGGGCCCTCTACGACGCCACGACCGTGGACCTCAGCCTCGAGGGCGCGGCGCTGCGGCTCTCGGAGCGCGGCGACGGTGTCTCCGACAGGTTCCGGTTGACGATCCTGTGGAACGCCGTCGAGCGGACCACCGTCGACGCGGAGGTGCGGAGCCGGCGGCGCGGCGGGAGCGGCGAAGCGGTGCTGGGCGTCCGGTTCGTCGATCTCGCTCCCGAGCAGCGTGCCGACCTCGTCAAACACCTGTTCGGGGCTGCTCCCGAGGCGGTGCCGTGGGCGGCTGTCTCATGA
- a CDS encoding peroxidase: MAWIRTIGESEACGRLAAIYRAAARRAGKVSGIVRVMSLDPGVAHASMRLYEETTVRSDSPLPRWFRELIAVTVSRLNACHY, from the coding sequence ATGGCGTGGATCCGGACGATCGGGGAAAGTGAAGCCTGCGGGCGGCTCGCGGCGATCTACCGGGCGGCGGCTCGGCGGGCCGGGAAGGTCTCGGGCATCGTGCGGGTGATGTCGCTCGACCCCGGCGTGGCGCATGCGTCGATGCGCCTGTACGAAGAGACGACGGTGAGGTCCGACTCGCCCCTGCCGCGCTGGTTCCGCGAGCTGATCGCAGTGACCGTGTCGCGACTGAACGCGTGTCACTACTGA
- a CDS encoding tetratricopeptide repeat protein, translating into MGATTGKARESSRKPRRLPLEGRHVCLCGRFASMSRGQFAALVRRMGGRVGRLTEGTDLLVVGRDRLPLREDGRLAGLLERAREFQDRGFPLEVIGEQRLLERLGLAGREETGPQRLYTTAQLSRILGVPGARIRGWVRRGIIRPVRTVHRLHLFDFRQVAEAQMLRRLLDAGVALSRIRRTLELLRRWVPETEVTLTRLARLEADRRLAVRLGDGGLAEPSGQLRLPFGPSAPRTAVGPEEWLERAAGLEEAECYAEAVRAYERALLAGAADAETYFRLGNLLFALERYDEARRRFVDALERDPHYVEAWNNLASVLGELGLWERAVHAARRAVDLAPGFADAHYNLALALAATGRLEDARHHARIYLAHDATSEWAAALRDLVGPERT; encoded by the coding sequence ATGGGCGCCACGACGGGCAAGGCGCGGGAGTCCTCGCGGAAGCCCCGGCGCTTGCCGCTCGAAGGACGGCACGTCTGCCTGTGCGGGCGGTTCGCCTCGATGTCCCGCGGGCAGTTCGCCGCGTTGGTGCGGCGGATGGGCGGGCGCGTGGGGCGCCTCACCGAGGGCACCGACCTGCTGGTGGTCGGAAGGGACCGGTTGCCGCTGCGGGAGGACGGGCGGCTCGCCGGCCTGCTCGAGCGGGCTCGCGAGTTCCAGGATCGCGGTTTCCCGCTCGAGGTCATCGGCGAGCAGCGGCTTCTCGAGCGCCTCGGCCTCGCCGGCCGCGAGGAGACGGGCCCCCAGCGGCTGTACACGACGGCCCAGCTGAGCCGCATCCTCGGCGTTCCAGGTGCGCGGATCAGGGGATGGGTGCGGCGCGGGATCATCCGGCCGGTCCGGACGGTTCACCGGTTGCACCTCTTCGACTTCCGCCAGGTGGCCGAGGCGCAAATGCTGCGCCGGCTCCTGGACGCGGGCGTCGCACTCTCCCGCATCAGGCGCACGCTCGAGCTCCTTCGCCGCTGGGTCCCCGAGACCGAGGTCACGCTCACCCGCCTCGCCCGACTCGAGGCCGATCGCCGCCTCGCGGTGAGGCTCGGCGACGGCGGCCTGGCCGAGCCCTCCGGCCAGTTGCGGCTCCCGTTCGGTCCGTCCGCTCCCCGAACGGCGGTGGGACCGGAGGAGTGGCTCGAGCGCGCGGCCGGCCTCGAGGAGGCGGAGTGCTACGCCGAAGCGGTGCGGGCCTACGAGCGGGCGCTCCTCGCGGGCGCGGCGGACGCCGAGACCTACTTCCGCCTCGGAAACCTGCTGTTCGCGCTCGAGCGGTACGACGAAGCACGGCGCCGCTTCGTCGACGCTCTCGAAAGGGATCCTCACTACGTCGAGGCATGGAACAACCTCGCCAGCGTCCTGGGCGAGCTCGGGCTCTGGGAACGCGCAGTCCATGCCGCTCGCCGCGCGGTCGATCTCGCCCCCGGTTTCGCCGACGCGCACTACAATCTTGCGCTCGCGCTGGCGGCCACGGGGCGGCTCGAGGATGCGCGGCATCACGCCCGCATCTACCTCGCACACGATGCGACCAGCGAGTGGGCCGCGGCACTGCGCGATCTGGTGGGGCCGGAGCGAACGTGA
- a CDS encoding prepilin-type N-terminal cleavage/methylation domain-containing protein, with the protein MPKARQGSRIDGPAGRRAERGYTLAEVVMVVALIALMTTISLFGWQTIRQRSHMTAASRLTRSFIYEARMMSIYRGVNHFVVIDQNGGTIRIHEDSGSVPGSFDDGDKQVTAAELPAGVKIELPVDPAELPSPLDGSILTDAWSLPQPDPTARWGSDLKGLMTTPTGLIESAEDSPSVVGNGVIVFSDRFDNVSAVGIRGATGSVRAFEYVDGAWKEL; encoded by the coding sequence ATGCCGAAGGCCCGCCAGGGCAGCCGCATCGACGGCCCCGCAGGACGCCGGGCGGAGCGCGGATACACCCTCGCCGAAGTCGTGATGGTCGTCGCGCTCATCGCGCTGATGACCACGATCTCGCTGTTCGGCTGGCAGACCATCAGGCAGCGGAGCCACATGACCGCCGCTTCGCGCCTGACGAGGAGCTTCATCTACGAAGCCCGCATGATGTCGATCTACCGCGGGGTGAATCACTTCGTCGTCATCGATCAGAATGGAGGTACGATCCGCATCCACGAGGACTCGGGAAGCGTTCCCGGATCGTTCGACGACGGCGACAAGCAGGTGACGGCCGCGGAACTCCCGGCGGGCGTGAAGATCGAGCTTCCTGTCGATCCGGCCGAGCTTCCGAGCCCTCTCGACGGGTCGATTCTCACCGACGCGTGGTCTCTTCCGCAGCCCGATCCGACCGCGCGATGGGGCAGCGACCTCAAGGGGTTGATGACGACCCCGACGGGGTTGATCGAGTCGGCGGAGGACTCGCCCTCTGTCGTCGGGAACGGGGTGATCGTGTTCAGCGATCGCTTCGACAACGTCTCGGCGGTCGGCATCCGGGGGGCCACCGGCAGCGTGCGCGCGTTCGAGTATGTCGACGGCGCCTGGAAGGAGCTGTGA